The Rhodobacter sp. CZR27 genome includes a window with the following:
- a CDS encoding DUF2484 family protein has translation MTGSLAASFGWIIAASAVALLPDRARWLLAALLIAGGIPLLGWVTYQNGPYWGMLALAAGAAVLRWPMVRAWNWLRRRLPRHAE, from the coding sequence ATGACCGGATCGCTCGCCGCTTCCTTCGGATGGATCATCGCGGCCTCGGCCGTCGCGCTGCTTCCCGACCGGGCGCGCTGGCTGCTGGCGGCGCTGCTGATCGCGGGGGGCATCCCGCTGCTCGGATGGGTCACCTACCAGAACGGCCCCTACTGGGGGATGCTGGCGCTGGCCGCCGGCGCCGCCGTGCTGCGCTGGCCGATGGTCCGGGCCTGGAACTGGCTTCGCCGCAGGCTGCCGAGGCACGCCGAATGA
- a CDS encoding cell division protein FtsQ/DivIB has protein sequence MQSLSAPPPRRDPAPSRWAYRAQRLWLTPMFRTSLRVGVPVLAVLAVVALIFASAERRAAMAGAFTGLIDGFQQRPEFMVTLLSIDGASPELSDRIRATLALKLPLSSFDIDLTAARARIESIDAVASAEVRVRSGGVLEVRVTEREPAVIWRREDGLVLLDETGRRVDDLAFRGERADLAVIAGEGAERAVPEALQILAAAKPILTRVRGLVRMGERRWDIVLDRGQRILLPVEDPVAAVERMIVLDEAQDLLERDVISVDLRIKDRPVLRLAPFALDEVRRARGIDTSGSDL, from the coding sequence ATGCAATCGCTGAGCGCCCCGCCGCCGCGCCGCGATCCGGCACCCTCGCGCTGGGCCTATCGCGCGCAGCGGCTGTGGCTGACGCCGATGTTCCGCACCTCGCTCCGGGTGGGGGTGCCGGTCCTTGCGGTCCTCGCGGTCGTCGCGCTGATCTTCGCCAGCGCCGAGCGGCGCGCGGCCATGGCGGGCGCCTTCACCGGCCTGATCGACGGCTTCCAGCAGCGGCCGGAATTCATGGTGACGCTGCTGTCGATCGACGGCGCCTCGCCGGAGCTGTCCGACCGCATCCGGGCCACGCTGGCGCTGAAGCTGCCGCTGAGCTCCTTCGACATCGACCTGACCGCAGCGCGCGCCCGGATCGAGAGCATCGACGCCGTGGCCTCCGCCGAGGTCCGCGTCCGCTCGGGCGGCGTGCTCGAGGTGCGGGTGACCGAGCGCGAGCCGGCAGTGATCTGGCGGCGCGAAGACGGCCTCGTGTTGCTCGACGAGACCGGCCGCCGGGTGGACGACCTCGCCTTCCGCGGAGAGCGGGCCGACCTTGCCGTGATCGCGGGCGAGGGGGCCGAGCGTGCCGTGCCCGAGGCGCTGCAGATCCTTGCCGCGGCCAAGCCAATCCTGACGCGGGTGCGCGGCCTTGTCCGCATGGGTGAGCGTCGCTGGGACATCGTGCTCGACCGCGGGCAGCGCATCCTGCTGCCGGTCGAGGACCCGGTGGCGGCGGTCGAGCGCATGATCGTGCTCGACGAGGCCCAGGACCTTCTGGAACGCGACGTGATTTCCGTCGACCTGCGCATCAAGGACCGTCCCGTGCTGCGGCTCGCGCCGTTCGCGCTGGACGAGGTCCGGCGTGCCCGCGGCATTGATACAAGTGGAAGCGACTTATGA
- a CDS encoding D-alanine--D-alanine ligase, producing MAGLSGRAFPRVAVLMGGPSAEREVSLVSGRACAAALREAGYEVTEVDAGPDLACVLSDLKPDAVFNALHGRWGEDGCVQGLLEWLRIPYTHSGVLASALAMDKARAKEVFAAAGLPVVESRLASADEVRRRHVLPPPYVVKPNNEGSSVGVYIVHEAANAPPQLAPEMPETVMVETYAPGRELTVTVMDDRALCVTDIVTDGWYDYDAKYRPGGSRHVVPAGLPQEVTAACLDHAVRAHRALGCRGISRTDLRWDESRGLEGLILLETNTQPGMTPTSLSPEQAAHCGMTFPEFCSWIVEDASCNR from the coding sequence ATGGCGGGACTGTCCGGCAGGGCATTCCCCAGGGTTGCGGTTCTGATGGGTGGGCCTTCCGCGGAGCGGGAGGTGTCGCTGGTCTCCGGGCGCGCATGCGCTGCTGCCCTGCGGGAAGCTGGATACGAGGTGACGGAGGTCGATGCCGGCCCCGACCTCGCCTGCGTGCTGTCCGACCTGAAGCCCGATGCCGTCTTCAACGCGCTCCACGGCCGCTGGGGCGAGGATGGCTGCGTCCAGGGCCTGCTGGAATGGCTGCGCATTCCCTACACCCATTCGGGCGTGCTGGCCTCGGCGCTGGCGATGGACAAGGCTCGCGCCAAGGAGGTCTTTGCCGCGGCCGGCCTGCCGGTGGTGGAAAGCCGGCTGGCAAGCGCCGACGAGGTGCGCCGGCGCCACGTGCTGCCGCCGCCCTATGTGGTGAAGCCGAACAACGAGGGATCCTCGGTCGGCGTCTACATCGTGCACGAGGCGGCCAACGCGCCGCCGCAGCTGGCGCCCGAAATGCCCGAGACCGTGATGGTCGAAACCTACGCGCCGGGCCGCGAACTGACCGTCACGGTGATGGACGACCGCGCCCTTTGCGTCACGGATATCGTGACCGACGGCTGGTATGACTACGACGCCAAGTATCGCCCTGGCGGTTCGCGCCATGTCGTCCCTGCGGGGCTTCCGCAAGAGGTCACCGCCGCCTGCCTCGACCATGCCGTGCGGGCGCACCGGGCGCTCGGGTGCAGGGGCATCTCGCGCACGGACCTGCGCTGGGACGAATCGCGCGGGCTCGAGGGGCTGATCCTGCTCGAGACCAACACCCAGCCCGGCATGACGCCGACCTCGCTCTCGCCCGAACAGGCGGCGCATTGCGGCATGACCTTCCCCGAGTTCTGCAGCTGGATCGTGGAGGATGCGTCATGCAATCGCTGA
- the murB gene encoding UDP-N-acetylmuramate dehydrogenase → MMPPVRGTLTPGRPLADLTWLRVGGPADWLFQPADEDDLRAFLAALDPAVPVFPMGVGSNLIVRDGGLRAVVIRLGRGFNAIRLEGDRVIAGAAALDAHVARRAAEAGRDLTFLRTIPGSVGGAVRMNAGCYGSYVADHLVEVRAVTRAGESVVIPAADLHLAYRQSNLPEGWVITEATFRTAAGDPADLERRMQEQIAKRDASQPTKERSAGSTFRNPAGYSSTGRADDSHELKAWAVIDAAGMRGARRGGAQMSEMHSNFLINAGGATAADLEELGEEVRKRVFETSGIRLQWEIMRVGEPSVNKE, encoded by the coding sequence ATGATGCCACCCGTCCGCGGCACGCTGACGCCGGGCCGCCCGCTCGCCGACCTGACATGGCTGCGCGTCGGCGGCCCTGCCGACTGGCTGTTCCAGCCCGCCGACGAGGACGACCTTCGCGCCTTCCTTGCCGCGCTTGACCCTGCGGTTCCGGTCTTCCCGATGGGGGTTGGCTCGAACCTGATCGTGCGCGACGGGGGCTTGCGCGCCGTGGTGATCCGCCTGGGCCGCGGCTTCAACGCGATCCGCCTCGAGGGCGACCGGGTGATCGCCGGCGCCGCCGCGCTTGACGCCCATGTCGCGCGGCGGGCGGCCGAGGCGGGGCGCGACCTGACCTTCCTGCGCACGATTCCCGGCTCGGTGGGGGGTGCGGTGCGGATGAACGCCGGTTGCTACGGATCCTATGTGGCCGACCATCTGGTCGAGGTGCGGGCGGTCACGCGGGCCGGCGAGTCGGTGGTGATTCCGGCTGCCGATCTTCACCTCGCCTACCGGCAGAGCAACCTTCCCGAGGGCTGGGTGATTACCGAGGCGACCTTTCGCACCGCGGCCGGGGACCCTGCGGATCTTGAGCGTCGGATGCAGGAACAGATCGCGAAACGCGACGCAAGCCAGCCCACGAAGGAGCGCAGCGCAGGCTCCACCTTCCGCAATCCGGCGGGCTATTCGTCGACCGGGCGGGCCGACGACAGCCATGAACTGAAGGCCTGGGCGGTGATCGACGCCGCTGGAATGCGGGGCGCCCGCCGCGGCGGTGCGCAGATGAGCGAGATGCATTCCAACTTCCTGATCAACGCGGGGGGCGCCACGGCGGCCGATCTGGAAGAATTGGGCGAGGAGGTCAGAAAAAGGGTTTTCGAAACCTCGGGAATACGTCTACAATGGGAAATCATGCGGGTGGGCGAACCCTCCGTTAACAAAGAATAA
- a CDS encoding DUF2484 family protein: protein MSTPLLLACLWVIAASAVALLPMRVQILPGALLLLAAGPLLWQIGGAHGGLATLAGGLAVASMFRHPLRALVRRAEG, encoded by the coding sequence ATGAGCACCCCCCTCCTTCTCGCCTGCCTCTGGGTCATCGCGGCCTCGGCCGTGGCGCTTCTGCCGATGCGGGTCCAGATCCTTCCCGGGGCTCTGCTCCTGCTGGCTGCGGGGCCGCTGCTCTGGCAGATCGGCGGCGCGCACGGCGGGCTGGCGACGCTGGCAGGAGGCCTCGCCGTGGCGTCGATGTTCCGCCACCCGCTCAGGGCGCTCGTGCGGAGGGCAGAGGGATGA